From a region of the uncultured Desulfovibrio sp. genome:
- a CDS encoding methylenetetrahydrofolate reductase, protein MHIGKMIRELSVPFYSLEFFPPSDTAQLPDFYATVDRLRALNPLFASVTYGAGGARQQNTLAVTAELARRGITAMAHLTCVGADPQSIATFLHDLQASGVNNVLALRGDPPADKPWDWNKAHFHNASDLVAFAREQQPGLGIGVAAYPAPHPESPTFAEDRRCTAEKMRAGADFALTQLFFDAREYEDLVSHLRGKGITTPIIPGILPIQSFDSLRRVLSLCGANIPGKLYLALEKANNDGGAEAVRQVGLDYAVRQIRSLLDAGAPGIHLYTLNKADMCLRLAEAVGTL, encoded by the coding sequence ATGCATATCGGCAAAATGATCAGGGAACTTTCGGTCCCTTTTTACTCTTTGGAGTTTTTTCCTCCTTCTGACACGGCCCAGTTGCCTGATTTTTATGCCACGGTGGACCGCCTGCGCGCACTCAACCCCCTGTTTGCGTCAGTAACCTACGGTGCGGGCGGCGCGCGGCAGCAGAATACCCTTGCCGTCACGGCAGAGCTGGCGCGGCGGGGCATTACTGCCATGGCGCATCTCACATGCGTGGGCGCGGATCCCCAGTCCATCGCCACATTTTTGCACGATTTGCAGGCTTCTGGCGTCAACAATGTGCTGGCCCTGCGCGGCGATCCGCCCGCCGACAAACCGTGGGACTGGAACAAAGCCCACTTTCACAATGCCTCTGACCTGGTGGCCTTTGCCCGCGAGCAGCAGCCCGGCCTGGGCATAGGCGTAGCTGCCTATCCCGCCCCGCATCCCGAATCGCCCACCTTTGCGGAAGACAGGCGCTGCACGGCCGAAAAAATGCGCGCCGGGGCGGACTTTGCCCTGACCCAGTTGTTTTTTGACGCCCGCGAATATGAAGACCTGGTGAGTCATTTGCGCGGGAAGGGCATTACCACGCCGATCATCCCCGGTATTCTGCCCATTCAGAGTTTTGACTCGCTGCGGCGGGTGCTCTCGCTGTGCGGGGCCAATATTCCGGGCAAGCTCTACCTTGCCCTTGAGAAGGCCAATAACGATGGCGGGGCGGAAGCCGTGCGGCAGGTGGGCCTTGATTACGCGGTGCGGCAGATACGCAGCCTGCTTGATGCTGGCGCACCGGGCATCCACCTGTA